A single region of the Pseudomonadota bacterium genome encodes:
- the nusG gene encoding transcription termination/antitermination protein NusG — protein MKYYVVTTYSGFENKVRLSLEERIKGSGFPELFGEILVPTETVQEVVRGKKRIGERKFFPGYIFLQMVLNEETWHLVKNTPKVTNFVGNQRPAPVPEEEIARIMSRMEAGAAAPTPIIRFEEGDGIRVVDGAFSGFNGTVEVVKPEKQKVVVLVSIFGRATPVELDYTQVEKTS, from the coding sequence ATGAAATACTACGTGGTCACCACGTACTCGGGCTTCGAGAACAAGGTCCGGCTCTCGCTCGAGGAGCGGATCAAGGGCTCGGGCTTCCCAGAGCTGTTCGGCGAGATCCTCGTCCCGACCGAGACCGTGCAGGAGGTCGTGCGCGGCAAGAAGCGGATCGGCGAGCGGAAGTTCTTCCCAGGGTACATCTTCCTGCAGATGGTGCTCAACGAGGAGACGTGGCACCTCGTCAAGAACACGCCCAAGGTGACCAACTTCGTCGGGAACCAGCGGCCGGCGCCGGTGCCCGAGGAGGAGATCGCCAGGATCATGTCGCGGATGGAGGCCGGCGCCGCGGCGCCGACGCCGATCATCCGGTTCGAGGAGGGCGACGGGATCCGCGTCGTGGACGGCGCGTTCAGCGGCTTCAACGGCACGGTCGAGGTCGTCAAGCCGGAGAAGCAGAAGGTCGTCGTGCTCGTGAGCATCTTCGGCCGCGCGACGCCGGTCGAGCTCGACTACACGCAGGTGGAGAAGACGAGTTAG